Proteins encoded in a region of the Candidatus Poribacteria bacterium genome:
- a CDS encoding type II toxin-antitoxin system RelE/ParE family toxin: MRRRLGVAHQLRIKAAATQEIRDLPQDIQQRIRKRIRELVDAPRPRGTKKLVGEEGVYRVRVGAYRIIYSINDSLQVIHILQVVKRGGAYQD; the protein is encoded by the coding sequence ATGCGGAGGAGGCTCGGCGTGGCGCATCAGCTCCGGATTAAGGCGGCCGCCACCCAAGAGATCCGTGACCTTCCTCAGGACATCCAGCAACGCATCCGCAAGAGAATCCGAGAACTCGTCGACGCGCCTCGCCCGCGCGGGACCAAGAAGCTCGTCGGAGAGGAAGGCGTCTATCGTGTTCGCGTCGGAGCCTACCGGATCATTTATTCGATCAATGACTCGCTCCAAGTCATCCACATCCTGCAAGTGGTGAAGCGCGGAGGCGCCTACCAGGACTAG
- a CDS encoding glutamate--tRNA ligase, whose amino-acid sequence MEPRALLGRTPRPRGREDVVNPSPVRVRFAPSPTGYLHIGGARTALFNWLYARHYGGTFILRIDDTDEQRSTEASTAAIFDAMRWLGLDWDEGPDVGGPHEPYFQSERVARHQECARRLLDEGSAYYCYCTKDELEAKRKEAEQAKRPYRYDGRCRDLTADERAAFEREGRTRVVRLKVESQTIRVPDLVLGDVVFEANTLDDFIIMRHNFTPLYNYSSAIDDEDLAITHVIRGQDHLSNTPKQILICRALGIEPPQFAHIPMVHNMQGQKLSKRDGAVSVSEYREMGYLPDAMVNYLVRLSWSADGVEEVFTVDELVRKFDLDRVGRSPSRFDPQKLLWLNSQYIARRSVSERTDMAVPFLEGAGLNLSGVPRAELEQIVESVGDRLRTLPDIVTYTSYFFDDDYAYDDAAVKKWFKAADALDVLTQAADFIETVEPFDAATVEARVSEWVGTLDAKPIQVLQPLRVAVTGRMVGPGLYEVLALLGRSRVVERLRRAAERIRLAWRVP is encoded by the coding sequence ATCGAACCTAGGGCATTATTGGGTCGAACCCCCCGACCCCGCGGAAGAGAGGATGTCGTGAATCCCAGCCCCGTCCGCGTCCGATTCGCACCGTCGCCCACCGGATACCTCCACATCGGTGGAGCCCGCACCGCCCTGTTCAACTGGCTCTACGCGCGTCACTACGGCGGGACCTTCATCCTGCGGATCGACGACACGGACGAGCAACGCAGCACGGAAGCCTCCACCGCCGCCATCTTCGACGCGATGCGCTGGCTCGGTCTCGATTGGGACGAGGGTCCCGACGTCGGCGGGCCCCACGAGCCCTACTTCCAGTCGGAACGCGTCGCGCGCCATCAGGAATGCGCGCGGAGGCTCCTCGACGAGGGTTCCGCCTACTACTGCTACTGCACCAAGGACGAACTCGAAGCCAAGCGCAAAGAGGCGGAGCAAGCCAAGCGCCCGTATCGCTACGACGGAAGATGCCGCGACCTCACCGCCGACGAGCGCGCCGCGTTCGAGCGGGAGGGCAGAACGCGCGTCGTGCGCCTCAAGGTCGAGAGCCAGACGATCCGCGTCCCCGACCTCGTCCTGGGCGACGTCGTCTTCGAGGCGAACACCCTCGACGACTTCATCATCATGAGGCACAACTTCACGCCCCTCTACAACTACAGCTCCGCCATCGACGACGAAGACCTGGCGATCACCCACGTCATCCGAGGGCAGGACCACCTCTCGAACACGCCCAAGCAGATCCTCATCTGCCGGGCGCTGGGCATCGAGCCGCCTCAGTTCGCCCACATCCCGATGGTCCACAACATGCAGGGGCAGAAACTCAGCAAGCGCGACGGCGCGGTGTCCGTGAGCGAGTACCGCGAGATGGGCTACCTGCCCGATGCGATGGTCAACTACCTCGTGCGCCTATCCTGGTCGGCGGACGGCGTCGAGGAAGTGTTCACGGTCGATGAGCTCGTGCGGAAGTTCGACCTGGACCGCGTCGGGAGGAGCCCCAGCCGCTTCGACCCGCAGAAGCTGCTCTGGCTCAACAGCCAGTACATCGCCCGCCGCTCTGTCTCCGAGCGCACCGACATGGCGGTTCCCTTCCTCGAAGGAGCGGGGCTGAACCTTTCCGGCGTCCCGCGCGCGGAGCTCGAACAGATCGTCGAGTCGGTCGGCGACCGGCTTCGCACGCTGCCGGACATCGTCACCTACACGAGCTACTTCTTCGACGACGACTACGCCTACGACGATGCCGCCGTCAAGAAGTGGTTCAAGGCGGCAGACGCGCTCGACGTCCTGACCCAGGCGGCGGACTTCATCGAGACGGTCGAGCCGTTCGACGCGGCGACGGTCGAGGCGCGCGTCTCGGAATGGGTCGGAACGCTGGACGCCAAGCCGATCCAGGTTCTCCAGCCGCTCCGCGTCGCCGTGACGGGTCGGATGGTCGGACCCGGGCTCTACGAAGTGCTCGCGTTGCTGGGCAGGAGCCGCGTCGTCGAGCGCCTGCGCCGCGCCGCCGAGCGGATCCGACTGGCTTGGCGCGTTCCCTGA
- a CDS encoding site-specific DNA-methyltransferase, translating to MSEPSNATGAARDWHTELAAFRDFGTPTRITETRVDDACVPTYINEFWTSKQRAAHSLHEVSYRACFKPQLPRFFLERLSAPGDVVYDPFMGRGTTLLEAALRGRVPFGCDINPLSRLLIRPRLNPPTLDAVIDRLRDIPLVPTEPLPSDLLVFYHPDTLAEIVALRQYLLRSDGDPVDDWIRMVAVNRLTGHSPGFFSVYTLPPNQAVSVESQAKINARRNQTPPRRSVPELILRKSRSLLSRTDAGTRERLASVAGHVRLLTGDCAVTPEISSDSVRLIVTSPPFLDIVDYAQDNWLRCWFCDIDADRVPMRLYRRLEDWQEAMTGAFRELRRVLVPGGHVAFEVGEVRGGSVRLEETVVRCGFDAGMEPVLVLINDQEFTKTANVWGVDNRRKGTNTNRVVVLRKPA from the coding sequence TTGAGCGAGCCGTCGAACGCGACCGGCGCAGCCCGCGACTGGCACACGGAGCTCGCCGCCTTCCGCGACTTCGGGACCCCGACCCGCATCACGGAAACGCGCGTCGACGACGCTTGCGTTCCCACCTACATCAACGAGTTTTGGACGTCAAAGCAGCGCGCCGCGCACAGCCTCCACGAAGTCTCCTACCGCGCGTGCTTCAAGCCGCAGTTGCCCCGGTTCTTCCTTGAACGCCTCTCAGCACCCGGCGATGTCGTCTACGACCCCTTCATGGGACGCGGGACGACGCTCCTCGAAGCCGCCCTGCGCGGACGCGTCCCCTTCGGCTGCGACATCAACCCGCTGAGCCGCCTGCTGATCCGTCCCCGCCTGAACCCTCCGACGCTCGACGCCGTCATTGACCGGCTCCGCGACATCCCGCTCGTGCCGACGGAACCGCTCCCGTCCGACCTGCTGGTGTTCTACCACCCCGACACGCTCGCTGAGATCGTCGCGCTGCGGCAATACCTCCTACGGTCGGACGGCGATCCGGTCGACGACTGGATTCGCATGGTCGCCGTGAACCGTCTCACGGGGCATTCGCCGGGGTTCTTCTCGGTCTACACGCTGCCGCCGAATCAGGCGGTATCCGTCGAGTCGCAGGCGAAGATCAACGCGCGGCGGAACCAGACGCCCCCGCGCCGCTCCGTTCCCGAGCTCATCCTGCGGAAGTCGCGCTCGCTGCTGAGCCGGACAGACGCGGGAACGCGTGAGCGGCTTGCGTCCGTCGCGGGACATGTCCGCCTGCTGACGGGCGACTGCGCAGTGACGCCGGAGATATCGTCGGACAGCGTCCGCCTGATCGTGACCTCGCCGCCGTTTCTGGATATCGTGGACTACGCCCAGGACAACTGGCTCCGCTGCTGGTTCTGCGACATCGACGCGGATCGCGTCCCGATGCGCCTCTACCGGCGGCTAGAGGATTGGCAGGAGGCGATGACGGGCGCGTTCCGGGAGTTGCGTCGCGTGCTGGTTCCGGGCGGGCATGTCGCCTTCGAGGTGGGCGAGGTGCGGGGCGGCTCCGTCCGGCTCGAAGAGACCGTCGTGCGATGCGGATTCGACGCCGGGATGGAGCCGGTTCTCGTCCTCATCAACGACCAGGAGTTCACCAAGACGGCGAACGTCTGGGGCGTGGACAACCGGCGAAAGGGCACGAACACGAACCGCGTCGTCGTCCTGCGCAAGCCTGCCTGA
- a CDS encoding class I SAM-dependent methyltransferase, protein MVHDTLEIGAGDGRFAEKYLPDAVVTDGDSGKAHNAGIDVICRAEELSFLDNAFQKVVAVNPYEFGFRDEQGATSLLTSVGQVLRQGGLFNIYASGANPHCQRAKVARFAPALGFAVAAQREIDPSVEFPGHVFRAVDGHGVVRPPTLMISLRKL, encoded by the coding sequence ATGGTCCACGACACCCTCGAAATCGGGGCTGGAGACGGGCGCTTCGCAGAGAAGTACCTGCCTGACGCGGTTGTGACCGATGGGGATTCGGGGAAGGCGCACAACGCCGGTATTGACGTCATCTGTCGAGCAGAGGAGTTGTCGTTTCTCGACAACGCGTTCCAGAAGGTCGTCGCTGTGAATCCGTATGAGTTCGGGTTCCGAGACGAACAGGGTGCAACCTCTCTGCTTACCAGCGTAGGGCAAGTACTCAGACAGGGCGGTCTGTTCAACATCTATGCGAGTGGGGCGAATCCCCATTGTCAGAGGGCGAAAGTCGCCAGATTCGCTCCGGCGCTAGGCTTCGCCGTAGCCGCCCAACGTGAGATCGACCCATCCGTCGAGTTCCCAGGGCATGTGTTCCGAGCCGTCGACGGACACGGCGTCGTCAGGCCTCCAACGTTGATGATCTCGTTGAGGAAGCTCTAG